From Lagenorhynchus albirostris chromosome 15, mLagAlb1.1, whole genome shotgun sequence, one genomic window encodes:
- the NAGPA gene encoding N-acetylglucosamine-1-phosphodiester alpha-N-acetylglucosaminidase, producing the protein MAASMGRCLLLFISLRGFLGEVSGDLGSGASRDDDLLLPYSRTRARSARDCTRVRAGSREHERWPPFPSNPGARGPNVRIFVSHFADRAVAGHLTRAAEPLRTFSVLEPGGPGGCASRRRATVEETARAAGCSVAQNGGFFRMDTGECLGNVVSDGRRVSSAGGLQNAQFGIRRDGTLVTGYLSEEEVLDTENPFVQLLSGVVWLIRNGSIYINESQAAECDETQETGSFSKFVNVMSARTAVGHDREGQLVLFHVDGQTEQRGINLWEMAEFLLKQNVVNAINLDGGGSATFVLNGTLASYPSDHCQDNMWRCPRHVSTVVCVHEPRCQPSDCNGHGTCVEGRCQCTGRFWRGAACSELDCGPTNCSQHGLCTETGCRCEAGWTGSNCSEACTSGSFGEDCAKKCQCHNGATCDPVRGTCACPPGFTGDICMQECPLGWYGPDCQSPCKCEHQCPCDPQTGNCSLAWSRTLNSILSRVKQCLPLPEDTLRAGELSLFTRTTWLAITLALVFLLVISTVANVSLFLGSRAARSRHLDGAYVYHPLQEMNGELLAAEKEQPGDTCNPFKD; encoded by the exons ATGGCGGCCTCCATGGGTCGCTGCCTTCTCCTCTTCATTTCACTGCGCGGCTTCCTCGGTGAGGTGTCCGGCGACCTTGGCTCGGG GGCCTCCCGCGACGATGACTTGCTGCTGCCTTACTCCCGCACGCGGGCGCGCTCTGCCCGGGACTGCACAAGGGTGCGCGCCGGCAGCCGCGAGCACGAGAGGTGGCCGCCGTTCCCCTCAAACCCCGGTGCCCGCGGCCCCAACGTACGCATCTTCGTCTCGCACTTCGCAGACCGCGCGGTGGCCGGCCACCTGACGCGGGCCGCCGAGCCCCTGCGCACCTTCTCGGTGCTGGAGCCCGGCGGGCCCGGCGGCTGCGCTTCAAGGCGCCGCGCCACCGTGGAGGAGACGGCGCGGGCGGCCGGCTGCAGCGTCGCCCAGAATGGCGGCTTCTTCCGCATGGATACGGGCGAGTGCCTGGGGAACGTTGTGAGCGACGGGCGGCGGGTGAGCAGCGCCGGGGGGCTGCAGAACGCGCAGTTCGGGATCCGCCGCGACGGGACCCTGGTCACCGG GTACCTGTCTGAAGAGGAGGTGCTGGACACTGAGAATCCGTTTGTGCAGCTGCTGAGTGGGGTCGTGTGGCTGATTCGCAACGGAAGCATCTACATAAACGAGAGTCAGGCGGCTGAGTGCGATGAGACACAGGAGACAG GTTCCTTCAGCAAATTTGTGAACGTGATGTCAGCTAGGACAGCTGTGGGCCACGACCGGGAGGGGCAGCTGGTGCTCTTCCACGTGGACGGGCAGACGGAGCAGCGGGG CATTAACCTGTGGGAGATGGCGGAGTTCCTGCTGAAACAGAACGTGGTAAATGCCATCAACCTGGACGGAGGGGGCTCTGCCACCTTCGTGCTCAACGGGACCTTGGCCAGTTACCCATCCGATCACTG CCAGGACAACATGTGGCGCTGTCCTCGCCACGTGTCCACCGTGGTGTGTGTGCACGAGCCCCGCTGCCAGCCGTCTGACTGCAACGGCCACGGGACTTGCGTGGAGGGGCGCTGCCAGTGTACGGGGCGCTTCTGGCGGGGCGCCGCCTGCAGCGAGCTGGACTGTGGCCCCACCAACTGCAGCCAGCATGGGCTCTGCACGGAGA CCGGCTGCCGCTGCGAAGCTGGATGGACAGGGTCCAACTGCAGTGAAG CGTGCACCAGCGGCTCCTTTGGGGAGGACTGTGCCAAGAAGTGTCAGTGTCATAATGGAGCCACCTGTGACCCAGTTCGGGGGACCTGCGCCTGTCCCCCTGGCTTCACTGGAGACATCTGTATGCAGG AGTGTCCCCTCGGCTGGTACGGGCCAGACTGCCAGAGCCCTTGCAAGTGTGAGCACCAGTGTCCCTGCGACCCCCAGACCGGCAACTGCAGCCTCGCCTGGTCACGCACCTTGAATAGCATCCTCTCCCGAG TGAAGCAGTGTCTCCCGCTACCCGAGGACACCCTGCGGGCAGGAGAACTCTCCCTTTTCACCAG GACCACCTGGCTGGCCATCACCTTGGCCCTGGTTTTCCTTCTGGTGATCAGCACGGTGGCAAACGTGTCCTTGTTCCTCGGGTCAAGGGCAGCGAGGAGCCGGCACCTGGATGGGGCCTACGTCTACCACCCACTGCAAGAGATGAACGGGGAGCTCCTGGCTGCTGAGAAGGAGCAACCGGGTGACACCTGTAACCCCTTCAAGGACTGA